A window of the Streptomyces finlayi genome harbors these coding sequences:
- a CDS encoding glycoside hydrolase family 43 protein, with amino-acid sequence MALFDNPVIPGFSPDPSICRVGDDYYVATSSFEYVPGVPLWHSRDLVHWRLIGHALGRPSQLTLGDETPSSCGVYAPTLRYHDGRFWMITTVVAGAGNVVVTAKDPAGPWSEPVPVGIPGIDPDLAWDDEGHCWCVFSHDGMIRGVRIEPETGELLGEPVAMWSGSGLQYPEGPHLYRIGDWWYLLLSEGGTERGHAMSVGRAHSLPGPFESHPDNPVLTHRSTSHPVQNTGHGDLVQAHDGTWWMVLLGTRPRGDTPQFHGMGRETFLAPVRWEDEWPLPGPLELRSQAPALSPHPWPPEPDRDDFDSPALAPCWMSLRRHDPSAVRLDARPGHVVLHARADSLDKPGALFVGRRQRDPDCSARARIDVGEGDRGGIAVRLDEAHHYQVESGEGTVRAVARIGPLRQTVAERRLPPGPLTLRIDITTTEILPPTVTARPTESAAALPTGLRVGGPDTLRLGYETEGGRFEILAELDGRYLTTEVAGGFTGRVLGMYATQGAPAFDWFELRPGSGEP; translated from the coding sequence ATGGCGCTCTTCGACAATCCCGTGATACCGGGCTTCAGCCCCGACCCCAGCATCTGTCGTGTGGGCGACGACTACTACGTGGCGACGTCCAGCTTCGAGTACGTACCCGGGGTGCCGCTGTGGCACAGTCGCGACCTCGTGCACTGGCGGCTGATCGGACACGCCCTGGGCCGGCCCTCGCAGCTGACGCTGGGCGACGAGACCCCGTCCTCGTGCGGTGTGTACGCGCCCACACTGCGGTACCACGACGGCCGCTTCTGGATGATCACGACCGTGGTTGCCGGCGCGGGCAACGTCGTGGTGACCGCGAAGGACCCCGCCGGTCCCTGGTCGGAACCGGTACCGGTCGGCATCCCCGGGATCGACCCCGACCTGGCCTGGGACGACGAGGGGCACTGCTGGTGCGTGTTCTCGCACGACGGGATGATCCGCGGGGTTCGCATCGAACCGGAGACGGGCGAACTCCTGGGCGAACCGGTGGCCATGTGGTCGGGGAGCGGGCTGCAGTATCCGGAGGGCCCGCACCTGTACCGGATCGGCGACTGGTGGTACCTGCTGCTGTCGGAGGGGGGTACGGAACGGGGTCACGCGATGTCGGTGGGGCGGGCCCACAGCCTGCCGGGGCCGTTCGAGTCGCACCCGGACAACCCCGTGCTGACCCACCGTAGTACGAGCCATCCCGTACAGAACACCGGCCACGGTGATCTCGTGCAGGCGCATGACGGCACATGGTGGATGGTTCTGCTCGGCACCCGACCTCGCGGTGACACCCCGCAGTTCCACGGCATGGGCCGGGAGACCTTCCTGGCGCCCGTCCGGTGGGAGGACGAGTGGCCGCTGCCGGGGCCGTTGGAACTCCGCTCCCAGGCGCCGGCGTTGTCCCCGCACCCCTGGCCGCCCGAGCCGGATCGCGACGACTTCGACTCTCCCGCACTCGCACCCTGCTGGATGTCGCTGAGACGCCACGACCCGAGCGCCGTACGCCTCGATGCGCGACCGGGCCACGTGGTGCTGCACGCCCGTGCGGACAGCCTGGACAAGCCCGGCGCGCTGTTCGTTGGCCGGCGCCAGCGCGATCCCGATTGCAGCGCGCGGGCCCGTATCGACGTGGGTGAGGGTGACCGGGGCGGGATCGCCGTGCGCCTCGACGAGGCGCACCACTACCAGGTGGAATCGGGCGAAGGCACAGTGAGGGCGGTCGCCCGGATCGGCCCCTTGCGTCAGACCGTCGCCGAACGGCGCCTACCTCCGGGCCCGTTGACGCTCCGGATCGACATCACCACCACTGAGATCCTGCCACCCACCGTCACGGCACGCCCCACGGAATCCGCAGCCGCACTCCCGACCGGCCTCCGAGTCGGCGGCCCCGACACCCTCCGGCTCGGGTACGAAACCGAAGGCGGGAGGTTCGAGATCCTCGCCGAACTCGACGGCCGCTACCTCACCACCGAAGTCGCCGGCGGCTTCACCGGCAGGGTCCTCGGGATGTACGCGACCCAGGGCGCCCCTGCCTTCGACTGGTTCGAACTGCGGCCGGGCTCCGGTGAACCCTGA
- a CDS encoding MerR family transcriptional regulator: MTADDTFGRLDDDDYPAYTMGRAAEILGTTQGFLRAIGEARLITPLRSPGGHRRYSRYQLRIAARARELVDQGTPIEAACRIVILEDQLEEAQRINTEYRHVAEAANSTAAG, from the coding sequence ATGACAGCAGACGACACCTTCGGCCGTCTCGACGACGACGACTACCCCGCCTACACCATGGGCCGGGCCGCCGAGATTCTCGGCACCACCCAGGGCTTCCTCCGGGCCATCGGCGAAGCCCGCCTCATCACACCGCTCCGCAGTCCCGGCGGCCACCGGCGCTACTCCCGCTACCAGCTGCGCATCGCAGCCCGCGCTCGGGAACTGGTCGACCAAGGCACCCCCATCGAGGCCGCCTGCCGCATCGTCATCCTCGAGGACCAGCTCGAAGAAGCCCAGCGCATCAACACCGAATACCGCCACGTCGCCGAGGCAGCCAACTCGACGGCCGCGGGCTGA
- a CDS encoding glycoside hydrolase family 65 protein, with protein MPEHLPEADHSWEYVGYEPDRERLREALCTLGNGYMATRGAAPECVADTVHYPGTYAAGCYNRLTSTVAGRRVENEDMVNLPNWLPLRFRMYSPQGDTPWFTPDSEALREHRQRLDLRTGVLERNLTYEMDGRVLAVRQLRLVHMGEPHLAALRTEFTAQGGWSGDIEVEAALDGSVTNSGVARYKQLNGRHLIHVNSGTDAPDTMWLRCRTSTSDIRIGLAARTTAGTGTVHTATAHEPLRAVQLMRLRLSPGSPGAVDKVVALYTSHDPAISDPLHAAIDAVGRAPAFVDLLESHTAAWNQLWQKAELDVPGAAGGILRLHLFHVLQTLSPHTAELDVGVPARGLHGEAYRGHVFWDELFVLPYLNLHLPEVSRALLLYRHRRLPRALAAAHDAGRRGAMYPWQSGSDGREESQQLHLNPRSGHWLADHSHLQHHVGLAIAYNVWKYCEASGDIEFLHTKGAEMLTQIARFWADSATYDEDTGRYRILGVLGPDEYHDSYPGSPEPGLDDNAYTNVCAAWVLDRAVRVLAELPPPRRAELCERTGLDATEVALWSDVSRKLRVPFHDGVISQFEGYGELAELDWDAYRARYGNIRRLDRILEAEGDTVSRYQASKQADVLMLGYLFSPPELAGVFHRLGYELDDETWHRTVEYYLHRTSHGSTLSGLVHGWVLARVRWEQAWAYVQEAIEGDVADLQGGTTGEGIHLGAMAGTIDLVQRGLTGLEARDGALWLDPVPTPSLAEYGFSIRYQGHWGVQIRVRPLALEIIVPPSDMPPIGVRLHDRAVSVDPGDSVVLRLREP; from the coding sequence ATGCCTGAGCACCTGCCGGAAGCGGACCACTCCTGGGAATACGTGGGGTACGAGCCCGACCGGGAGCGGCTGCGCGAGGCACTGTGCACGCTGGGAAACGGCTACATGGCGACCAGGGGGGCAGCACCCGAGTGCGTGGCCGACACGGTGCACTACCCGGGTACGTACGCCGCCGGCTGCTACAACCGGCTCACCTCGACCGTCGCCGGGCGGCGGGTCGAGAACGAGGACATGGTCAACCTCCCCAACTGGCTGCCGCTGCGCTTCCGGATGTACAGCCCGCAGGGCGACACTCCCTGGTTCACACCCGACAGCGAGGCTCTGCGCGAGCACCGGCAACGCCTCGACCTGCGAACCGGTGTCCTGGAGCGAAACCTCACCTACGAGATGGACGGCCGCGTCCTCGCCGTACGGCAACTCCGCCTCGTACACATGGGGGAGCCCCATCTCGCGGCCCTGCGCACGGAGTTCACCGCACAAGGCGGCTGGTCCGGAGACATCGAGGTGGAAGCGGCCCTCGACGGCTCCGTGACCAACTCCGGCGTCGCCCGCTACAAGCAGCTCAACGGCCGGCACCTGATCCACGTGAACTCCGGGACGGACGCGCCCGACACCATGTGGCTGCGCTGCCGGACCAGTACGTCCGACATCCGGATCGGCCTGGCCGCCCGTACGACGGCCGGCACCGGAACCGTCCACACCGCCACCGCCCACGAACCCCTGAGAGCCGTCCAGCTCATGCGCCTCCGCCTCTCCCCGGGCTCTCCCGGCGCGGTCGACAAAGTTGTCGCCCTCTACACCTCCCACGACCCCGCCATCAGCGACCCCCTCCACGCGGCGATCGACGCAGTCGGGCGGGCGCCCGCGTTCGTGGATCTGCTGGAGTCGCACACAGCGGCCTGGAACCAGTTGTGGCAGAAGGCGGAACTCGACGTACCGGGCGCAGCAGGTGGAATCCTCCGGCTGCACCTCTTCCACGTCCTGCAGACCCTGTCGCCGCATACCGCCGAGCTGGACGTCGGTGTGCCGGCCAGGGGGCTGCACGGCGAGGCCTACCGCGGGCACGTCTTCTGGGACGAGCTGTTCGTCCTGCCCTATCTGAACCTGCACCTGCCCGAGGTGTCCCGTGCGCTGCTGCTCTACCGCCACCGGAGACTGCCACGCGCCCTCGCCGCGGCGCACGACGCCGGCAGGAGGGGCGCCATGTATCCCTGGCAGAGCGGCAGCGACGGCCGCGAGGAGTCCCAGCAACTGCACCTCAATCCCCGGTCCGGGCACTGGCTTGCGGATCATTCGCATCTTCAGCACCACGTGGGCCTGGCCATCGCCTACAACGTGTGGAAGTACTGCGAGGCAAGCGGGGACATCGAGTTCCTGCACACCAAAGGTGCGGAGATGCTGACGCAGATCGCCCGGTTCTGGGCGGACTCCGCCACGTACGACGAGGACACCGGGCGCTACCGGATCCTCGGCGTACTGGGCCCGGACGAGTACCACGACTCCTACCCCGGATCGCCGGAACCGGGGCTGGACGACAACGCCTACACCAACGTCTGCGCCGCCTGGGTGCTCGACCGGGCTGTGCGCGTGCTGGCGGAACTGCCGCCGCCGCGTCGTGCGGAGCTCTGCGAACGGACCGGCCTCGACGCTACGGAAGTGGCCCTGTGGAGCGATGTGTCCCGCAAGCTGCGCGTGCCCTTCCACGACGGCGTCATCAGCCAGTTCGAGGGCTACGGTGAGCTGGCGGAACTCGACTGGGACGCCTATCGCGCCCGGTACGGCAACATCCGTCGCCTCGACCGCATCCTGGAGGCCGAGGGAGACACGGTCAGCCGCTACCAGGCGTCGAAGCAGGCCGACGTCCTCATGCTCGGCTATCTCTTCTCACCTCCCGAGCTCGCCGGCGTCTTCCACCGGCTGGGCTACGAGCTGGACGACGAGACCTGGCACCGCACCGTCGAGTACTACCTGCACCGCACCAGCCACGGATCGACGCTCAGCGGGCTGGTCCACGGCTGGGTGCTGGCGCGCGTGCGCTGGGAGCAGGCATGGGCGTACGTCCAGGAGGCGATCGAGGGCGATGTCGCCGACCTGCAGGGCGGGACCACCGGGGAGGGAATCCACCTGGGCGCGATGGCCGGCACCATCGACCTCGTCCAGCGAGGGCTCACGGGCCTGGAGGCCCGGGACGGAGCGCTGTGGCTGGATCCGGTCCCCACCCCGAGCTTGGCCGAGTATGGGTTCTCGATTCGCTACCAAGGCCACTGGGGCGTTCAAATCCGTGTCAGGCCACTCGCGTTGGAGATCATCGTGCCGCCCTCGGACATGCCCCCGATCGGGGTCCGGCTGCACGACCGCGCCGTGTCGGTGGATCCGGGTGATTCAGTCGTGCTCAGGCTGCGGGAGCCGTGA
- a CDS encoding HAD family hydrolase has product MSAGARAGAETYPDRLRQVAGVVFDTDGVIIDSVRLHAAAWKTAFDTCLEANPPGDPSARRPFSTDDYLRYVDGRARMDGAASFLASRGLTLPPGTLADPPGTDTVGAVAARKEQLFTERIRARDVEAYPGTLLLLRHLRDQGIGMAAVSASRHARELLDRSGVLSYFTAVIDGGEATRLGLPGKPAPDLFLAAAGRLGLAAARTAVIEDALAGVEAGRRGRFHLVVGVDRSAAPDTRAALLDRGADVVVDDLSELLTDPTED; this is encoded by the coding sequence GTGAGCGCCGGGGCTCGCGCGGGGGCGGAGACGTACCCGGACCGCTTGCGTCAGGTGGCGGGTGTGGTCTTCGACACCGATGGGGTGATCATCGACTCGGTGCGCCTCCATGCCGCCGCGTGGAAGACCGCCTTCGACACATGTCTGGAGGCCAACCCGCCCGGTGATCCGTCCGCGCGGAGACCGTTCAGCACGGACGACTACCTGCGATACGTCGACGGCAGAGCGCGCATGGACGGCGCCGCTTCCTTCCTCGCCTCCCGAGGGCTCACCCTGCCTCCCGGCACCCTCGCGGACCCGCCAGGAACGGACACCGTAGGCGCGGTGGCGGCCCGCAAGGAGCAGCTCTTCACCGAGCGGATCAGGGCGCGGGACGTCGAGGCGTACCCCGGGACACTCCTGTTGCTCCGGCACCTGCGCGACCAGGGGATCGGCATGGCCGCAGTGTCCGCGTCCCGGCATGCCCGGGAGTTGCTGGACCGATCCGGCGTCCTGTCGTACTTCACCGCCGTCATCGACGGCGGTGAAGCGACCCGCCTCGGGCTACCGGGCAAACCCGCCCCCGATCTCTTTCTCGCGGCAGCGGGACGGCTGGGCCTGGCGGCCGCGCGTACGGCGGTGATCGAGGACGCGCTGGCCGGGGTGGAAGCCGGCCGGCGCGGTCGATTTCACCTCGTGGTCGGCGTGGACCGCAGCGCGGCCCCGGACACGCGCGCCGCGCTGCTCGACCGGGGCGCGGACGTCGTCGTCGACGACCTCTCCGAACTGCTCACCGACCCCACGGAGGACTGA
- a CDS encoding MFS transporter has product MPLALLALAIGAFGIGTTEFVIMGLLPEVGGDFGVSVPTAGYLVTGYALGVVFGAPLMTVLGTRITRKRMLMLLMGLFVVGNLLSAAAPTFGVMLAGRVVASLAHGAFFGIGSVVAAELVAPEKKAGAIATMFTGLTVANVVGVPLGTFVGQTAGWRITFLFVAALGLVGLAGIAKLVPDLPEPEGVRLRDELSAFKDVQVLLAMAMTVLGFGGVFAAITYIAPMMTHVTGYADSSVTWLLVLFGLGMVAGNLIGGKFADRALMPMLCTALGGLALVLALFTVGAHDKATAAVALFLIGALGFATVPPLQKRVLDHAHGAPTLASAVNIGAFNAGNALAAWLGGIVIGGGFGYTSPNWVGALLAASALALAVLSSSLDKRSARRSPSSGESAAGKQPVSVR; this is encoded by the coding sequence ATGCCCCTAGCACTTCTGGCCCTCGCCATCGGGGCCTTCGGGATCGGAACCACCGAGTTCGTGATCATGGGACTGCTGCCCGAGGTCGGCGGCGATTTCGGGGTCTCCGTCCCCACCGCCGGGTACCTCGTCACGGGCTACGCCCTCGGCGTCGTGTTCGGCGCTCCCCTCATGACCGTCCTCGGCACGAGAATCACCCGTAAGCGGATGCTGATGCTGCTGATGGGACTGTTCGTCGTCGGGAACCTGCTGTCCGCCGCGGCTCCGACGTTCGGAGTCATGCTGGCCGGCCGCGTGGTCGCGTCACTGGCCCACGGAGCGTTCTTCGGCATCGGCTCCGTCGTCGCGGCGGAACTGGTGGCTCCGGAGAAGAAGGCCGGCGCCATCGCGACGATGTTCACCGGCCTGACGGTGGCCAACGTCGTCGGAGTCCCTCTGGGCACCTTTGTGGGACAGACCGCCGGCTGGCGGATCACCTTCCTCTTCGTGGCGGCGCTGGGACTCGTCGGTCTGGCCGGGATCGCCAAGCTGGTGCCCGACCTGCCCGAGCCGGAGGGCGTACGGCTGCGCGACGAGCTGAGCGCGTTCAAGGACGTGCAGGTCCTGCTCGCCATGGCGATGACGGTCCTCGGCTTCGGCGGTGTGTTCGCCGCCATCACCTACATCGCCCCGATGATGACGCACGTCACCGGATACGCCGACTCCTCTGTGACCTGGCTGCTGGTGCTGTTCGGTCTGGGCATGGTTGCCGGAAACCTGATCGGCGGGAAGTTCGCCGACCGCGCGCTGATGCCCATGCTCTGCACGGCGCTTGGTGGCCTGGCCCTCGTGCTGGCCCTGTTCACCGTCGGCGCTCATGACAAGGCCACCGCAGCGGTTGCGCTGTTCCTGATCGGGGCGCTGGGCTTCGCCACCGTACCGCCGCTGCAGAAGCGGGTCCTGGACCACGCCCATGGCGCCCCCACCCTGGCGTCGGCCGTCAACATCGGCGCCTTCAACGCCGGCAACGCCCTGGCCGCCTGGCTCGGTGGCATCGTCATCGGCGGCGGGTTCGGCTACACCTCCCCCAACTGGGTCGGCGCACTCCTGGCCGCCTCCGCCCTGGCGCTCGCCGTCCTGTCCAGCTCCCTGGACAAGCGGTCGGCGCGGCGCTCGCCGTCGAGCGGTGAGAGCGCTGCGGGCAAGCAGCCTGTCTCGGTCCGCTGA
- a CDS encoding glycosyl hydrolase, whose translation MQASFSRPAAATVLAIALAAVGLGPAASPAAAATVPAGAGSYSDSRPAGTSGPTTNTGAPVTPKLTAAARDKPVPTNDWWTSLAYQRYGDNPYSTPMYGHPLTYQATSGGLEVGYPTNPAVVGGGRQYEYPHKADLTVGLSGLNSPDTKADDWSDWTVTPYWSDGTRTLRTTIGHGMPFVYAKGSGGDARITTAGTPTVFADNGNVLGITVAGHHYALFAPTGSDWTVSGSAITAGLGGKDYFSLAVLPSTDALATYRKYAFSFVTGSRVSWESTGGTVKATYGLTTEAKEGTERGTLQALYRHQWLHTADALTPYTYVSPRGVMKVRESASFTTSQKNSGVLPALPASSGVDKARLTGYLNEVANASDPFSGASDTYWTGKALGRLAQLVPVADQIGQPGIRDKLLGLMKGRLQEWFTAGGASEFSYDRDWKTLTGYPASYGSDTELNDHHFHYSYYVYAAAIVAQYDQAWAADSAWGTMVKTLVRDAANPSRTDAAFPFLRGFDVYAGHSWASGHQGFAAGNNQESSSESINLSAGLVLWGAATGDTALRDLGSYLLTTESEAITQYWFDADQQVFPGSFGHDTVGMVWGSGGAYSTWWTANPEEIHGINVLPVTGGSLHLAREKTAIKRNIAEMERENGGPAVEWRDLLWEFESLADPAAAKAKWDAGNAGYSPEQGESKAHTYHWIVTLDSLGAPDLTVSGNIPTSAVLVKNGVRTYTAHNHGSTARTVTFSDGATLSVPARSTATGTGTGGGDPDPSTGNTFRLKSGGVLTTATDGAAGADTLASADGVNRDGTPYKPLVYEIRNVDGALAAGTSTSFRLRVDAGTTVGLAPQVRVSYDLTGDGTFDRAETFRYFATDPVTGWEEYTQAVGTKSVTGSLGALRGGTVRLEIWNALSSGTSRVQTGTDGAVLKIPYV comes from the coding sequence ATGCAAGCCTCCTTCTCCAGACCTGCCGCGGCGACGGTGCTGGCCATCGCTCTGGCCGCTGTCGGCCTGGGTCCTGCCGCAAGCCCGGCGGCAGCCGCCACCGTCCCGGCCGGGGCCGGCAGTTACTCGGACTCCCGTCCCGCCGGCACCTCCGGCCCCACCACGAATACCGGCGCCCCGGTCACGCCCAAGCTCACGGCGGCGGCACGGGACAAGCCGGTCCCCACCAACGACTGGTGGACCTCGCTCGCCTACCAGCGCTACGGCGACAACCCGTACTCCACCCCGATGTACGGCCATCCGCTCACCTACCAGGCCACGTCCGGCGGACTGGAGGTCGGCTACCCGACGAACCCCGCGGTCGTCGGGGGCGGCCGCCAGTACGAGTACCCCCACAAGGCCGATCTCACGGTGGGCCTCAGCGGCCTCAACTCCCCTGACACCAAGGCCGACGACTGGTCCGACTGGACGGTCACCCCGTACTGGTCGGACGGCACCCGTACGCTCCGCACGACCATCGGGCACGGGATGCCCTTCGTGTACGCCAAGGGCTCCGGCGGTGACGCGCGGATCACCACCGCCGGCACACCGACGGTCTTCGCCGACAACGGCAACGTCCTCGGCATCACGGTCGCCGGTCACCACTACGCCCTGTTCGCACCGACAGGCAGCGACTGGACCGTCTCCGGTTCGGCCATCACCGCCGGACTCGGCGGCAAGGACTACTTCTCGCTCGCCGTGCTGCCGTCCACCGACGCGCTCGCGACCTACCGCAAGTACGCCTTCAGCTTCGTCACCGGCTCACGGGTGAGCTGGGAGTCCACCGGCGGCACCGTCAAGGCGACCTACGGTCTGACCACCGAGGCCAAGGAGGGCACCGAGCGCGGCACACTCCAGGCGCTCTACCGGCATCAGTGGCTGCACACGGCCGACGCACTCACGCCGTACACGTACGTATCCCCGCGCGGTGTCATGAAGGTGCGGGAGTCCGCCTCCTTCACCACCAGTCAGAAGAACTCCGGCGTGCTGCCCGCGCTCCCCGCGTCGAGCGGCGTGGACAAGGCCCGGCTGACGGGTTACCTCAACGAGGTGGCGAACGCCTCCGATCCGTTCTCCGGCGCCAGTGACACCTACTGGACCGGCAAGGCGCTGGGCCGCCTCGCCCAACTCGTCCCCGTAGCGGACCAGATCGGCCAGCCGGGCATCCGGGACAAGCTCCTCGGCCTGATGAAGGGCCGGCTCCAGGAGTGGTTCACGGCGGGCGGGGCCAGCGAGTTCAGTTACGACAGGGACTGGAAGACGCTGACCGGGTACCCGGCCTCGTACGGCAGCGACACCGAGCTCAACGACCACCACTTCCACTACAGTTACTACGTGTACGCGGCGGCGATCGTCGCCCAGTACGACCAGGCGTGGGCCGCCGACTCCGCCTGGGGGACCATGGTCAAGACCCTCGTGCGCGACGCGGCCAACCCCAGCCGTACGGATGCCGCGTTCCCGTTCCTGCGTGGCTTCGACGTCTACGCGGGCCACAGCTGGGCCTCCGGCCACCAGGGATTCGCCGCGGGCAACAACCAGGAGTCCTCGTCGGAATCCATCAACCTCAGCGCGGGACTCGTCCTGTGGGGCGCGGCGACGGGTGACACGGCTCTGCGCGACCTCGGCAGCTACCTGCTGACCACGGAGTCGGAAGCGATCACGCAGTACTGGTTCGATGCCGACCAGCAGGTCTTCCCGGGCTCCTTCGGTCACGACACGGTCGGGATGGTCTGGGGCAGTGGCGGCGCGTACTCCACCTGGTGGACCGCGAACCCGGAGGAGATCCACGGCATCAACGTCCTTCCCGTGACGGGTGGTTCGCTGCACCTGGCCCGGGAGAAGACCGCGATCAAGCGCAACATCGCCGAGATGGAGCGTGAGAACGGCGGACCCGCCGTCGAGTGGCGGGATCTGCTGTGGGAGTTCGAGTCGCTTGCCGATCCGGCTGCCGCGAAGGCCAAGTGGGACGCGGGCAACGCGGGTTACTCACCGGAGCAGGGTGAGTCCAAGGCGCACACGTACCACTGGATCGTGACGCTCGACAGTCTGGGCGCTCCCGACCTGACCGTCAGCGGCAATATTCCGACCTCCGCCGTTCTCGTGAAGAACGGCGTCCGCACCTACACCGCCCACAACCACGGCTCCACCGCACGCACCGTCACCTTCTCCGACGGCGCGACCCTCTCCGTCCCGGCCAGGTCCACGGCCACCGGCACGGGCACGGGCGGCGGAGACCCGGACCCGTCCACCGGCAACACCTTCCGGCTGAAGTCGGGTGGCGTCCTCACCACCGCCACGGACGGCGCCGCCGGGGCGGACACGCTGGCCTCGGCCGACGGAGTCAACCGCGACGGTACGCCGTACAAGCCGTTGGTCTACGAGATCAGGAACGTCGACGGGGCGCTCGCGGCCGGCACGTCCACCTCGTTCCGCCTTCGGGTCGACGCGGGCACGACGGTCGGGCTCGCCCCACAGGTCAGGGTCAGTTACGACCTGACCGGAGACGGCACCTTCGACCGTGCCGAGACGTTCCGCTACTTCGCGACCGACCCGGTCACGGGGTGGGAGGAATACACCCAGGCAGTGGGCACGAAGTCGGTGACCGGGAGTCTGGGCGCCCTCCGGGGCGGCACCGTCCGCCTGGAGATCTGGAACGCGCTGAGCAGTGGCACGTCCAGGGTGCAGACCGGAACGGACGGAGCGGTCCTGAAGATCCCGTACGTCTGA
- a CDS encoding carbohydrate-binding protein — MAAGFSEWKVNRQYSAHDRVTYLGKQYRCSVTHKSNSASNPKTAVKMWQKQTD, encoded by the coding sequence ATGGCAGCGGGATTCTCGGAGTGGAAAGTCAACCGGCAGTACTCGGCGCATGACCGGGTCACGTATCTGGGTAAGCAGTACCGCTGCTCGGTGACACACAAGTCGAACTCCGCGTCCAATCCGAAGACGGCCGTCAAGATGTGGCAGAAGCAGACCGACTGA